The region ccccacctctctcccttccgccacctctctcccttccgccacctctctcccttccgccacctctctcccttccccacctctctccctccccacctctctccctcccctctctcccttcccccacctctctcccttcccccacctctctcccttccgccacctctctcccttccccacctctctcccttccgccacctctctcccttccccacctctctctcccttccccacctctctcccttccccacctctctcccttccgccacctctctcccttccgccacctctctctcccttccccacctctctccctccccacctctctccctccccacctctctccctcccccacctctctccctcccccacctctctccctcccccacCTCTCTCTCACCTCAGCTCTCACTCTATACGTTCCggtattattatttcaacactACAAATCGGATTCAATTCTAAAAGAAATTATTCTTCATCTCTTCAACTGTCCCCGATTAGATTCAAAAACACGTTTGTTTTCATGCAAACAATTTCTTCTCGCGGAGAAAATTAATCTGGAAATTGTTGCGCTAGTTGATGATGCGCCGGTTGCTCTGACGACTCGTTCTCGTCTGTTATTGTGGCGTATCATGAGAAATTTAAATCATCCgtttaaaaaattcatttttcaattgttgCGGAATGCCTGGTTATTGTTGGAACGAAGAAAACTCTTGCCCTGGTAAGTGAGGAGTGATAGTGTCCTTTATCGATTAAAACCGCATGAAGACATCAAGCAATGAGTATCAGTAGTTTGTACTGGAGACAAACTCATTTTCTATGAGATATGATTCGTTTGCAGAAAgcattttaataattcatcaatattttcCGTGAGTGAGAATCCCACAGGAAATAAATGGATATAAAATCGATGTTAGAATCGTTTTGAGGTGTCAGTCGCCTCGGGGGAATTGGGACATTTTCTGTAATAGCTCGCTTGAGATTAATCCATTAAGTATACATTTTTGgatgatattttattcatggtTTGAGTGTAACGGGAAAATATTTGTATCAATGATGTTTTCGATTTCAGGAAAAATTATACTATTCTGAACCAGAATTCGTTTTCGCTATCATTCATAGTACGTACTTAGATTGCTCGCATACCACAGTAGGATACTCGATCTGTATCAGACTACAACCGGcaggtgctgcccctatgaataacgTAAGCGGTATAAATGTGAACTAACTTATAATTCGCATGCCAGACACTTGACTGGAGTTGATGGCGAACTCCGGAAGATTCAAGGTATAATTTTCACTATGAATGATTTCATAATTGCGTATTTTCAGTGATTCAGTGAGAACATCAAAATAACTTCTTGTTGGTGAAAGTCCTGGCCGCAAATTGATAATTAGTTTGTCCACTACGTCAGTTCAAAGGTTATGTTATGGCACGCGAGTATTGCATTAGTTCACGTTTTtcccgctatcgttattcatagggACAGCACTAGACGGTTGAAATCTGATAGAACCAGCTATTCCACTATGGCATGCGAGTATTAGGAAATATGTCTTCCTAAGTCAATTTCACTCATCATTCAacagtattttggttttaatcatataattatcatcatctgGAGCTTTATTTAAGGAATATTGGATTTAGATTAAAGTTCCAAGGGGAGAATGTCGGTGGGTCCTTATGATCGGTTATTtttggttcgaatccctattTCCGAAAAGCGCGTCCCGAATTTTCCTTCGCGGTTTATTTCATCTTAAGGTGTTTTCAGTAAAACCAGTTAGATCGATGAGGAATCAGATCCTCAAATGTATTTTTAAAAGAATTACAATATAGCAAACAGCAACACGTAAacaaataacaacaaaactgATGACGTATTACACACGGGCAGTGTGTGAACCAGGAAGTAAATATGGCGAtcgatttgaagaaaaataaagcGAAATAGTCGCTGCTTGGGAAGATGTATTCAATGAgaaatcaaatacaaattggtAAAATGTTATGTTACTAATCTGTGATAATCGAGGCCTttattttgatagattttgaaatcctCACCAGACAGACAGAGTCAGTCTGTGAAACATCACAGTGACCCGGTCGGTCACCACCACCTACCAGGCACCAgtcactgactgactgacacACCCCTACTCGCCCTGAGAGGACAGAAAATCATCACCTGCCAGGGCTCACTCTAAACATTCATTGGTTATGTTGATgtttcagggctatatttgGTTATGAAGGTTTAACAAATACATTGAAACTTGTTGAAACAGGAGGTAAGAATTACTGGTCTCGATCCATTCCAGTCTCCTACTATACTAGTGACGTCTGGTCgttaatgttaatttttgataatagATGGCGACTATGAGGAAATGGTCGAAGAATTGAGCAGCGGAAAAATATTGTACGCTTACTGCAGAGTTAAAGATCCCAATACAAGTTTATGGAAATATGTGCTGATAAATTGGGTAAGTTTGACTTCCCCGGACCGTGTGCGGGTCTGCAGCCCGTGGGTCCATAGCCCGGGATCACCAGCCCGTGGGTCCATAGCCCCGGATCACCAGCCCGTGGGTCCATAGCCCTGGATCTCCAGCCCGCGGGTTAATAGCCTGGATCACCAGCCGGTGGGTCCATAGCCCTGGATCACCAGCCCGTGGGTTCATAGCCTGGATCACCAGCCCGTGGGTCCATAGCCCCGGATCACCAGCCCGTGGGTCCTTAGCCCGGATCACCAGCCCGTGGGTCCATAGCCCTGGATCACCAGCCCGTGGTTCCATAGCCCTGGATCACCAACCCATGGGTCCATAGCCCCGGATCACCAGCCCGTGGGTCCATAGCCCCGGATCACCAGCCCGTGGGTTATcgaatgataatgattttaatgttgattttAGGTGGGAGAGGGCGCTCCGCAACAAAAAAAAGCGACATGTGCGAATCATGTGAGAGATGTAGCAAATTTATTGAAGGTAAGTTCACCCCCTTTCTCTCCTCAGCCACCGATTGAGATAGTTTTTATGAAATGCTGTTTTATATAATTGGCACTAGGGGGCGCACTGTACGGTGAACGCACGATCAGAAGATGACGTAGAAGAAGATGTGATTTTGAAACTCGTAGCGAAATCATCAGGATCTAATTACAGTTTCCATAAAGAGGTTTCTAAACCTTTACCCGAGGCAGGACCGGTCGGATCGGTTTATAAAAAAACACTTCCtcaaaaagaattaaatacaTCGGTACGAGATAAATTCTGGAAACAAACTGAGGTTAGTTTTAACTCCGGGAGTAATGATTAAACCGTGGTCGGAGTCTCGGAGTAAATGTGATTATTGATTTCAGATGGAGGAAAAACGACGAGTCGAAGAGGaacgaaaaaacaaaatagaaacgagtcaacaattagaaaaacaacgcAAACAAAGAGAGGTAACCATAGTAACCTGTATTATACAGCACGTATATAGCATGTAGGTGATGGTCGGCATGGTTACCGCTGATTGTTGCATGTATTTCAGGAACGAGAAGCTAAAGAACGAGAGACTAAAATAAGACTTCACGCACAGGAAGTGGAAAAACAGAAATCAGAGGAACGTCTCGCGTTGTCGCGGgagaaacaaaatattaaacaaCAATGGGTAATAACCgtacaccccccccccccccccggagCAGGGGGTTACACACCCCGGGAGCAGGGGTCGCCTCTCACCTACTAATAATCAGCACGTTATGAGTTCAGGATCCTTATTCACTGTAGCATAGACGCCACTGAGAGGGGATGGAGGGAGTACTGTACGCTGTACATCActgagaggagggagggagggagggagggagggagggagggagggagggagggagggagggagggagggagggagggagggagggagggagggagggagtaCTGTACACTGTACATCACtgagaggggggaggggggagaaCTGTACGCCACtgagaggggggaggggggagaaCTGTACGCCActgagagggggaggggggagaaCTGTACGCCActgagaggggagggagggagtaCTGTACACCACtgagaggggggaggggggagaaCTGTACGCCActgagaggggagggagggagtaCTGTACACCACtgagaggggggagggggagtaGTTTATATCACTGAGTTGTGTTGTACTGTTTCAGGAAAGAGAACAATCTGCTGCGTATAAAGAAGAAGATGAAAGAAGAAACAGAAGTGAATCGttgaaaaaagaaagacaagCTGTAAGTGTTTGTCATATCCGAAATACAACTACATTTCACGCAttaattatgtaaatttaaCTATAGGAAGCGGCTGCTCTGATTGGTCGACGGTCATCCAATCCAAAAGATTTATTCCAACAACAGAGAAGTAGTGAAGATGTTCCCAAGCGTCAGCCACCACCACCGAGGTACGTCCCCAGTCCGGACCCCGCCCTCCACAGCCACCACCACCGAGGTACGTCCCCAGTCCGGACCCCGTCCTCCACAGCCACCACCACCGAGGTACGTCCCCAGTCCGGACCCCGCCCTCCACAGCCACCGCCACCGAGGTACGTCCCCAGTCCGGACCCCGCCCTCCACAGCCACCACCACCGAGGTACGTCCCCAGTCCGGACCCCGCCCTCCACAGCCACCGCCACCGAGGTACGTCCCCAGTCCGGACCCCGCCCTCCACAGCCACCGCCACCGAGGTACGTCCCCAGTCCGGACCCCACCCTCCACAGCCACCGCCACCGAGGTACGTCCCCAGTCCGGTCCCCGCCCTTCACAGCCACTGCCACCGAGGAACGTCCCCAGTCCGGACCCCAACAGCCAGCCAAACCTCTTCTAAATCCTAATAactttacagaaaaattcGTTACGATTTTGGTGGAGATGACAAGGAAGAATTCCAACAAGTTCGACAACCGATAAAACTACCAACGGAACCAGTTCGAGAACCCTCACCGGAACCAGTCCAAGAACCAGTGCGAGCACCATCTCCGGAACCAGTCCGAGAGCCTTCGCCGGAACCAGTCCGAGAACCGTCACCAGAACCAGTCCAAATTGCGGCAGGTAATGTAGATACGACAGGATTGATTCAGGTATATCGTGTAATGTGTTATGTTAATTAGATATTTGATCAGCTCCAGTGAGAGATTTACTGAGAGAAGGTTTACCGATCCGACCCCCGGCGGCCATTGATTCCGATCAGGAAGAAGATGATCAGAATTGGGACGGTAAGTTACCGTGGAGATATCACGTCATCAGTCTACGGTATTGTTGTAACTGATGTTATTGTTATGTTTCTAGAACCGACCCAAGAGGATTTCACCCCCGTTCCCGACCTTACGACAGCTCCCTCTGGTGATAAACAGCCTAAACTAATAACAGTTCGAGCCCTCTATGATTACCAGGCAGGTGAGTATCGCTGGTCTCGATAGCAACCACAGTCCACTCAGTGTTACATGGAATTACATTAATGATTTTGTAGCTGATCCAACTGAAATCACATTTGATCCCGGAGATCTAATCACGGATGTCGACCGTTTTGATGAGAACTGGTGGGTCGGTAATTCCCCGAATGGATCTCGCGGAGGTTTCCCGGCTAATTACGTAGAAATAGTGCAAGACGATTCCAACATTCCCGATACGACAGCTCCCTCTGGTGGTGAACAGACTAAACAAATAACAGCGCGAGCCCTATTTGACTACCAGGCAGGTTAGTATGCACGTACCGTCTGATCGAGGGGGCGGGGCTAACATGAAGGGGAGGagcattgattgattgattgattgattatattttgtagcTGATGAAACTGAAATCACGTTTGATCCTGATGATATAATCACAGATATAGACCGTATTGATGAAGGCTGGTGGGTCGGTAACTCACCGGACGGATCTCGTGGAATGTTTCCTGCTAATTACGTCCAactcatttaattcattcaatttaattcatttacatgTAGTTTAATTCATTCAGTCTGATTCATTCTGTTTGATTCATCCAGTTTGATTCATTCAGTTTGATTCATTCTGTCTGATTCATTCAGTTTGATTCATTCAGTTTGATTCATTCTGTCTGATTCATTCAGTTTGATTCATTCTGTTTTGATTCATTCTGTCTGATTCATTCTGTCTGATTCATTCTGTCTGATTCATCCAGTTTGATTCATTCTGTTTTGATTCATTCAGTTTGATTCATTCTGTCTGATTCATTCTGTCTGATTCATTCTGTCTGATTCATCCAGTTTGATTCATCCAGTTTGATTCATTCTGTTTTGATTCATCCAGTTTGATTCATTCAGTCTGATTCATTCTGTCTGATTCATCCAGTTTGATTCATTCAGTTTGATTCATTCTGTCTGATTCATTCAGTTTGATTCATTCAGTTTGATTCATTCTGTCTGATTCATTCAGTTTGATTCATTCTGTTTTGATTCATTCTGTCTGATTCATTCTGTCTGATTCATTCTGTCTGATTCATCCAGTTTGATTCATTCTGTTTTGATTCATTCAGTTTGATTCATTCTGTCTGATTCATTCTGTCTGATTCATTCTGTCTGATTCATCCAGTTTGATTCATCCAGTTTGATTCATTCTGTTTTGATTCATTCAGTTTGATTCATTCTGTCTGATTCATTCTGTCTGATTCATTCTGTCTGATTCATTCTATCTGATTCATTCAGTCTGattcattttgtttgattcattttgtttgattCATTCTGTCTGATTCATTCAGTTTGATTCATTCTGTTTGATTCATTCAGTTTGATTCATTCTGTCTGATTCATTCTGTTTGATTCATTCTGTTTGattcattttgtttgattCATTCTGTTTTGATTCATTCAGTTTTCAGTTTACAATTTAATCATATTCAAGAGTTACTTATATTAAATACGGTGCTAAACATATGTGAAACGGACTATAACTGCTTGTTTAATAATGTCTCATATTCCCGATAGGGGGCGCACTAATCATgtaatgatttcatttatgatcaagatttttacaaatacaatttcatcataaaaatgaaaacttttttgttgtttttgttgttcttAACCTGTAAGGGCACCTGCAATGACCTATAAACCTGTAAGGGCACCTGCAGTGACCCATAAACCTGTAAGGGCACCTGCAATGACCTATAAACCTGTAAGGGCACCTGCAGTGA is a window of Tubulanus polymorphus chromosome 2, tnTubPoly1.2, whole genome shotgun sequence DNA encoding:
- the LOC141900176 gene encoding LOW QUALITY PROTEIN: drebrin-like protein (The sequence of the model RefSeq protein was modified relative to this genomic sequence to represent the inferred CDS: inserted 1 base in 1 codon), with the translated sequence MAIDLKKNKXEIVAAWEDVFNEKSNTNWAIFGYEGLTNTLKLVETGDGDYEEMVEELSSGKILYAYCRVKDPNTSLWKYVLINWVGEGAPQQKKATCANHVRDVANLLKGAHCTVNARSEDDVEEDVILKLVAKSSGSNYSFHKEVSKPLPEAGPVGSVYKKTLPQKELNTSVRDKFWKQTEMEEKRRVEEERKNKIETSQQLEKQRKQREEREAKERETKIRLHAQEVEKQKSEERLALSREKQNIKQQWEREQSAAYKEEDERRNRSESLKKERQAEAAALIGRRSSNPKDLFQQQRSSEDVPKRQPPPPRKIRYDFGGDDKEEFQQVRQPIKLPTEPVREPSPEPVQEPVRAPSPEPVREPSPEPVREPSPEPVQIAAAPVRDLLREGLPIRPPAAIDSDQEEDDQNWDEPTQEDFTPVPDLTTAPSGDKQPKLITVRALYDYQAADPTEITFDPGDLITDVDRFDENWWVGNSPNGSRGGFPANYVEIVQDDSNIPDTTAPSGGEQTKQITARALFDYQAADETEITFDPDDIITDIDRIDEGWWVGNSPDGSRGMFPANYVQLI